In Halopiger aswanensis, the DNA window ATTGCGTTCAACCTCGTCGCGCTGGCGAGTGCGGCCTCGACCGGTGCGATGCTGTACGCCGTCACCTTCGGACTGATCACGGTCTATCTGGGAGCGCGGTACTGGATGATCGCGCGGTCCTGAGTGCAGGCGCTCGAGCACTCGAGAGTCAGGATTCGGCCACCGATTTGAACCGTGAACTAGGACAGCCCGGAGCGTATCCGCTGCGCCCGCAACGTGGCGCGTATGGAACCGGGTGCCATCCCGCCGTACGTCGAGGTCGTCATCTATCTCTACTTCGTGGCGGTCGCCGCGATCGGCTGTTACCTCCACGGTCGGCTCTGGTTCGGCGCTCGCAACGTGGCTGATCGGTCCGGCGACGGCTCGGTCCCGAGGCAAAATCCGTAGTCAGTGGCGTCGCGGTCGTCCTCGGTATCCCATTACGGTACGCTCCTCGGCCTCGAGCCGACCATCGCTACGCCGATTCGCCCGAGGAGAGGGCTTCCCACGTGTCTACCGTCCCACCGTGCTCGTCGGCGAACGCCTCGGCGTCGTCGGCGTTCGAGAACGGGACGATATCCTCGCCCATCGCGCCTTCGATCCCGCTGTCGACGACGAACGACGCCGCCGTCGCGTCGGTGAAGTCCTCGGCTCCTACGTGACTCGAGATGTACGTCGCCCCCTCGCGTTCGTCGAGGTCGTAGTCGACGCGCGAGTAGTCGGTGACGAAGGCCGCACGGAGGTCGCGGCCCCGCCGGTCGTGGTCGGCGCGGGCAGTGACGAGTTCGCGGACGCTGTCGAACCACGCGGGCCCGTCCCGATCCTCGGGGTAGTCCGCGTAGAACAACTGGCCGGCAGGGCCGTAGTGGTCGGCGATGGTCATGCCGC includes these proteins:
- a CDS encoding nitrous oxide reductase accessory protein NosL, with translation MTPLRPRSGTRPSPRPRDRPSRRRVLAGVGLTAVGGLAGCLGGGSEETATEPAEAIALTDGQACDACGMTIADHYGPAGQLFYADYPEDRDGPAWFDSVRELVTARADHDRRGRDLRAAFVTDYSRVDYDLDEREGATYISSHVGAEDFTDATAASFVVDSGIEGAMGEDIVPFSNADDAEAFADEHGGTVDTWEALSSGESA